The genomic segment AAAAATCTAATTCCTTTTTAGGTCTTCTTTGTTTTGTCTTTCTTACAACCTCCTCAAGCAACCTCACCACTTCCAGTGACAGGAGACCCTGATTCTCTAGTAACATGTGAACTCATGGATGGTAGAGATGCATTCTTGAACTTAGCACGTGAGAAACACTGGGAGTTCTCATCACTCCGTCGTGCTAAATACTCTACAATGGCTATGTTATACGAGTTACATAACCAGGCAGGAGATCGATTTGTCTACACGTGTAATCATTGCCATACTGATGTTTGAATTTAGATGGCATTGTAAAGAGTGTGATGTAAGTATATGCACTAACATCTGATCTgatctaatatttttattaatccaTTTAATATATCTATTTGTCCATTTATTTAACTATGTATCTATACAAGTATCTATTATGCATCCATACTTCCATTTATTCATCTATTACTAACACTCATGTATCCATTTTTCCTGTAGGATTATGATTTATGTCAAACATGTTATGCTACATTTGGTCATGACCATCCTATGGAAAAACTTGGCTTTAAATATGGAGATGATGAAAAACATCACAGAATACAATAGCTAATCGAGCACAGCTCTTTAAAAGACGAAATGAGTTTCTTATCCATGCCTGTCAATGTCGAGATCACACTTGTTCTAAACCACTCTGTATCAGATGAAACAACTGCTAACGTCATGCCAGAGATTGTAAAATGAGAGCATCTGGAAATGCAGTTGCTTGCAATTTCTTTATCCAGAATGTGTGGCTAGCCACGCCCAGGAGTGTAAAGAGGCAAAATGTCTGTGCCAATATGTGCCACATTGAAGCAAAAAATGAGGCAGAGACGTCAGCGAGAACAGGACAGGAGTTTCCAACTAGCTCAACGGAGAATACACAAGATGAACCAATCAAATCCTTCACCACCTACAAATGAAGAAGCTCCTAAATCGGCTCCCTCACCTGCTACTCCTCATGTACCCGCAGTCCCTACTCCGGAAAAATGGTAGCTGCAGGTTCCCCTAATCCTCATACACCAGTTACACACAACCACCGTCCCACCTAGCCCGCCTCCTTGCCTAACCCAGCTACTCCATTTGTTCCTGTAACACCTCAAACACCCATGACAAAACCTGCTGAAAGTGGAGCCCCTAATGTTGTAGTTCAACCAACACCAATCCAGCAGGCTCAGCAGAACATGACAGAAACAACTCAGACACTTATCAATGCTCTTACATCATTAAACCTCAGGATAAGTTTAAAGCTAAGGAATATTTACAAAGACATCCCACTATTTACCACGTGTTCTTAATATGTTGAAACACCAGCCAACGTGAACAAGAAGCCCTTCAAATACAACAGGAGTTTATGGTGTTCCCCCGTGGACCCATTTATCAAAGTCCTATGCAAACCTCGTCCAATGCCTCGTACTAATATGATCCGGGGGTGATGCCGCAAGGAGGCCCAATGATGAATACCATTGTCTCCGATGGCACCTAACCAGTACGCGGTCATCCACAATATCATAGTACCATGATGCCTAGTCACAGAATGCCAGCACAAGTACCAATGTTCCATGGTCCTCGACAGGCCCAATGACCACAGGTCCCCCACAACATCCTCACTTACCCACCTCATATGATGCAGCGACCCAATGCCCGGACAATATCAACACAATATAGTATGCCTGGGGGACAACCTCCACCACAGTATATGAGACCACGGCAACAATATCAACAACCAACCATGATGTCCCAACCTATTATGCGTCAGATTAATATGGGAGTACCCCAGCAATCAATAGTTAATCAAATGAATCCTCAACAAATGAGACCAATATCGATGACTCAATATCGTCCACCTATGGATCCAAATATGGGCATGGCAGACCCATCAATGGTGGGCGGGCCTCCATATCAATATGGCGCTAACAccaataataatacacaaataGTCAACATTGGTTACTAGGATCGAGAACTTTTTATAGCAAGGACCCACATACGTCATCCTAGCACCTTCCTCTTTTCTTTGTCTTGAAACTTATATTCTCAACTATCTCTAGTTTTTTTGAAGTGATACATTCTTCATCGTCATATGAAAATAGaacctttttttaaagaatttaacaaatttcttttcatttccaATTATTACTTTACAGACTTTGAATTATTACGCTCCACTCCATTGTTTGTGTCTGTCACACATCAAAGATATTTGGTTTTGTCTAAtatgttgtagtttttttgtcaTATGTCTTCTTATAAAATACTTTGAGAACATTTCAATGTTCTCACATGAAAAGGTTTAGTTTAttgcataatattatataataattataacttatgtttattaaaagttattgtgttaaaatgttaacaacatACTCTCATTGtgttttatgtaatatattattgtgcTCAGTTCAATTAGGTCAGTTTTTAAAGTTCTCTTTTTCTTCTACAACTGAAATGTTACTGGTATACCCAAGGGatccattaaaataaaaatcttcaaatactgtatatttttataataaataatcttatttctctttttttgtttcaattttttggaaataaaattgaattccGTATATCTATCCGGATATTATACGTAGTCTACTAAGTCATAGTATCCGGAGGTATACTGACGTACACTGAGATAAATATGGCTGAATATACAGCTGTGAAAGGGGGTCAGTTTAAAAACTTAAAGGTAACAAAGGGTCATCTGGTcagaggaaaagaaaagaaagaaagacaaagatGAAATGATGGAGGAATGGATGAAAGAGCCTGGAGCAGTCAgacatggtacatgtacatatatttgcttgcttgtttatttatttgtttgttagggAAGTGGCGTAAAATACGTTCAATAGAGGAAATGAAAGATCGTGTTATTTTGGAGATGTACAATGGACAATATCTCATTGCATTGGTGGGTGGAGCtaaataattgttataattaaaaattgtctagcataaaaatatttctgttaatATCCTATTAATATCCTGTTAATATCCTATATATCCTGTTAATATCCTATTAATATCCTGTTAATATCCATGTTTAGGATACTGGATATTTTGCTATTGGTGAATCCAGAAGTGAAggtagaaatacatgtatatacattttaatatatcaattattattgttaataaacaatacaataatcttttattgtataactattatctttattatagaGGATGGTCCTGATGAGGCAGAGATTTTTACATTAGTTCAGTTATCAGAGAATAAGATTGCTCTTAAATCAGGTTATGGACGTTATCTTGGTGTTAATAGTGCTGGTGAGGTGATCGGTAAATCTGAAGCAGTGGCTTTACGAGAACAATGGGAGCCGGTATTTGAagatgtgagtgtgtgtgtgtgtgtgtgtgatgtgtgatgtgaattattatctttattttctTGTAGGATAAATTTGCTCTTAGTGGTTGTAATCATAGATTTCTAACAGTTACTAGTGATGATAGAATTATGGCTGTCAGTGAGAAAGCTAAGGAAAGAGAAATAATGACAGTAAGGATTTTAATACTGCAATATtgagtatcaataaaatattatatatgtaatgtattatataatattatataatatatgtaatatatattgttatatgatatatatatataatatattaatagcaTTCCATGTAATAATTACtcaatataatttaatggtattaTTTCTTAATATTAGTTACGCACTGATGTCCCATTAATAAAGAAGTTAAAACTGATTTAGAGAAGGAATACAGTAAAGCATCAAAAGATATGGAATCATTTGAAACAGGATTTGTGTAagtataactttttttttaaacctgttttttgaaacctttgtaatttataattttatcacaaaatacatgtacttattgtCTCTTTTTATATGAATAGGAAAAAATTTCAAAGTTTTAAAGATCATAAGTTGCATGTTTGTGATGAGAGTAGAGATGGTTTATATGACGCAATTGGTGCTGGAAAACTCCATGAAGCATTATTAGACAGGTATATTGAGATCATGTGATTGTCATATGACATGATCACATTTTATAGGAGAGTCAAAATGAAAGCCGatagatattgtaaataaactatttcattTGTCAcgacattttttctttcttcaattAATgtaccttttaaaaatataatttttatataatttattaactcaagtttatttataatatatcattgaatatataatatatagactaGTTAATATTAAAGAGCTCTAAATTATTGTAACCTTTTAATATTAAGAACATCATGTTCTGTTGAATGAAACACCTTGTGTCTATATAGTGTCCCCTTAAATGACAAAGTATTATAGTACTACTGATATCCAGTTTAATAACTAACTACTTTACTACAGAGATAGTGGATAAAGCACTTTTGTGTTGATATATTAGATACAAGTAAATagtgttatatatttatgtagttATCTGTAATATATAGACAAAGTTGATGAGTTTAATTACACACAATTAAAGAATTAACCCCAAAAATACCAGtgattaaatacatgttcacAATTACAATACACTCAAGTCAacacaatacattatataattgcTACATTAATAGTTCTACTAAGAGGTGGACGATAATGACGTTTGTGTTTACGACGTGATTTCCGCTTTTCCTTTTGTATTTcctctttctcttcttcttcatcatcatcttcatcatagTCATCTGGGACACCCAGTACAATATGTCGCCATTTTTGTCGTGGAGGTTTAAGGGGAGGAGTAGGTGAACTTGGAAGAGGATATTTTCGACAATTTGAGGGTATTCTGCTGCAACTGCTTCATAACATACTGAAAGCTCTCCACCACGTACctaaatggatatatatatatatatatatagaatctaagtctgttgaagagtgctcgatatcgtttagacagagcgggttagaacagaattaaaggacaaaagaacagaggTCTCGCTATGTTGCTGTTACTCTCCGATTTTTCATGTGTTATGCAATCATCAGACTTGGAGTAATAGCAACATAGCGAGAGCTCtgtttcttttgtcctttaattctgttctatatatatgtatatatatcttaatAAATACCTGTGCTAAAGTCTGAAGTGACAATATGGTGGACAACCAGTCACAGTCCAGTAACTTTAAATCGCATCCCAAACCAGCAAGAGCTAACATCGAAGgctagagtgtgtgtgtgagagagtgagagagacatcTCCATTAACTTACCCTATATTTCATTAACTTGTGATTACACACAATATgttgagcacattgataaagATGAATGAGATGTGTATTAAACATGAGATAAGAAGGGGTAGTTGAAATAAGTGACTTTTAATAGCCAATGAATGAaactataaaaaataaagaatatctattagtacaatataatatagtatatatataaatacatctattattaatacaatatgatatagtatattattatatattatattatgtgtgtggGGCGGTActtactgttttaataaaatctTGTATTGTTGGGCGTGTCAATTGATATTCCAGTTTTTTGCATTATTATAAGTTCCATTTTTTTGTATGTCCTTTTTAGTACATTCACATCCATACTTATCAACTAGTGTATCCAGTAATGTTATAACAGactaaatggatggatagattattgaatggatggatagattattgaatggatagatagattattgaatggatggatggatggtgagTTCAATGGACAGATGGATCCATACCTCAGTACTCTCTTCAGTTTTGCTGCAATAAAGAAACTAGCGGCAGAAACACAATGAACATAACGATGTCTGACCTAAAATGGACAAACACAATTAAACAATGGATACatagtaatataatacattattaaattaaatagaaagGAACATAACACCATCTTTATAATaccataccatatatggtaatgTCATCATAAACAAACCAGAGATGTCTCAATTTTTTATGTCAGCAGTGAGAACAATAATAGACATTCAAAACTACTTATATCACTTGTACTATAGACAGTATCTCTATGAACTGACATTGTGAGAACCAACCCTAGTTTCATAGTCACAGAGAAAAGGAATATATTATCTGTTAGTTGAGCGATAAACAAAtctaaataaatgtgttaatgacTTGAAGTTATTgaaacacaattaaaaatattatatacagtaagttacagatcatgttattagttttaaagtgTTAACTAGTTATCTCAAACACTTCTTATAATATGATTACATCAATGATGAAACAAGTTATATAAATGACTTCATTTAAAATCAAACTAACAGCTTTCCACAACCAGTCTTCATGTGACCAAATATAGATAAAAgtaatgtaatattataatagatTATTACATTTAGAGAATGATGTATGTGTTGTTACTTTcctttaaatatattcaagCTTTTTATGTATTCAGGTGTGACTTATAAGCACAGTATTAGCATACCATTCATTCTTTAACTATTCTTagagattattttaaaaagacagTTTATTAGAAATAATAACTGATAATCAATAACATCTAGTGAAATGTTTGATGTTCAGTGAAATTGATATTATAGTTTGGAGTGTTCTACTCTCATAGGAGTATCAATAACATAATATTACTAGTATGTTAATAGTAGGGACAGTATTGCTTGTATTTAAACACAAATCTATAACAATGTTTCTCTCATTGGATACTGAATTAAAACAGTCCTTGTatttagtataatatatatgatttatctCAAGTGTATATGATACGATAAAAGATGGAACAGTTCATAAAATGTATACGCAGTTTTACATATCACAGTGTAATACTATACACAGTAGATGTAACATTATAtactactaaaatatatattttaagaattaTTTTCTCTTACTTTGACTGTAGATAGAAATGTGTCCATAATGATGAACTACGATAGAATACATCATTATTAAACTGAAGGTCTTGAGTTAACATTTGTAACCAACAGACCATACGATCTCTCTCACCAGCTGTAGCAAATTCTGGAGCCTTCTTGCCCCTAGTCATTATACCATAATAATATCACTTTAAGTTAATGAAAGTTTAAAACTTTCTTCCACTTTCTCTATACATTTTCATTcttctatttatctatctaaccatactatttatttatcaatacaTTCCTCTATTACTGCAATCATTCATTACATAGTTTCATACTACTTACCTCTGCATGCATAATAACTTGGCAATTGCTCTTGGGCTTCTTCTTCAAGTGACATTTGTAAGTGAGCCAATTCTTCGCCATACGAAAGTGAAGGCATTTTCTTCACTCTATCAGGAGGATAAAATGATGTCGGTTTTGTTTTTAGCCATTACTGATCCACTGTTATAAACACTGATCCTAAATACTTTGACACTTCAATAGAAATCTCTCTAGTGGATATAGGAGGCTCTCAAGGTCTCGTTTATATAATGCTTTTGTATTCGTAATATTTTGGTAGAGAAATCGTCTTGAAAGTAAAGAAAACGACAAAAATACAGAGAAATGACAATCTTCCTTTGCAGCTACTCACTGACGAGTATTAATTctgcaaatatttttaatgcaacAAAACGTGGTGGGGTACCACCTGTATTATTGTTGAGAGGCGTTAACCTTTTCTTTGATGACCAAAAACAAACTATTCCCGCCACTTACCACGTCTTCAGTAAGATCTCCATCAGAACAAATGGATCAGTATATTAGAGTACGTAAAATAGGGGAGGGGTCTTTTGTCTGGCCCTACTTGTTAAAGGTCGAAAAGATGGGAAGCATTATGTCATTAAGGAAATTAATTTTGCTAAAATGAATCGAAGGAACGTGATGAGGCCAGGAAGGAAGTGAGAGTATTGTCACAAATGAAACATCCTAATATCGTTGCTTATCAAGACTCATTTGAAGGTAGGGGGTGTGTCCATTTCTATATGATGTACACACTGTTATAATATAACATCTCCATTTTAAGTGTCATTTGTccattattttagaaaaaaggTTCTTTACACATTGTAATGGACTATTGTGACGGAGGTAAGCCCCCctttttaattaactaattataatattgtgtttCATTATTAAGGTGACCTctataaacatattaataatcaacGGTCAACTATTTCCTGAAGATAAAATCTTAAAACTGGTTTTTGTCCAGTTATGTCTGGCATTAAAACATGTCCACGACCGGAAAATTCTTCATAGAGACATCAAATCACAAAATGTCTTCCTCACAAAAAGGGTGTGGTCAAACTTGGAGACTTTGGTATCGCTAGAGTATTAAACAGTACTGTAAATTAGCTCGTACATGTATTGGTACTCCATATTATCTATCTCCTGAAATATGTGAGAATAACCCCTATAATAATAaaaggtaattaattaattaataatgaagaCCTACCCTCTTTGACCAcacccatttaattacagtgatATATGGGCACTTGGCTGTGTATTATATGAACTGACAACTCTTAAACATGCAGTAAGTAGATTAGAATACATgaccaaatacatgtacttgtaaattACATTcaattacatgtactattacatgtactattatacatgtactattattacatgtactattattacattacattacatgtactattacatgtactattattacatgtactattattacatgtactattacatgtacctattacatgtactattattacatgtatattattacaatactattacatatattattacatgtattattattatattttattgtatagttTGAAGCTGGAAATTTACGTAATCTTATAATGAAGATAGTTAGTAAATATGAAGAAGTAATTAACAGTCAACAAATGGTCTTTTTTTATTCTAGAGGTTCCTATCCTCCTCTTCCTTCATGTTACAGTCGAGAACTTCGTCAGTTAGTTGATTCTTGTTTTAAAGAACCGCCCCACTGATCGTCCCTCAATTAACTCATATTACGACTTCcatttattcaacaaagaatagAAAAATTATTATCTGAAACTGTAAATCTTGTTTTATGCAtccatttttatattatttatccaTTAGGTTTGAGTTGCAGCTGAAGAGTTTAGTCATACTGTGCTTCATAAAAAGAAGGTGGAGCCTGTATCAAGACCAAACTCCCACAGAGCCACCCCGCTCAAACTAGGTAGAgcaatatttaatgattttatcttctctctctctctctctagctatTCAAGGTCATCATTATGATCCTGTAGGAGTATATGGTGAGAGGGGGTTTCTGAACGATAAGAGAAGAGTGTTTAAAACCCAAAGCTAAACTAATGGTCCCTCCAACAATCCTGCAGGACCAAGGAGGCCAGTGAGTACATATTGTTTGCTATGGTTACTGTCTTGTGTATATCTATTACATTCTGTTGGTTTGGCTGAGAAGAAGAAGGAGTTAGAAGAG from the Gigantopelta aegis isolate Gae_Host unplaced genomic scaffold, Gae_host_genome ctg3212_pilon_pilon, whole genome shotgun sequence genome contains:
- the LOC121391981 gene encoding protein FRG1-like — its product is MAEYTAVKGEDGPDEAEIFTLVQLSENKIALKSGYGRYLGVNSAGEVIGKSEAVALREQWEPVFEDSRDGLYDAIGAGKLHEALLDRRVKMKADRYCK
- the LOC121391980 gene encoding LOW QUALITY PROTEIN: serine/threonine-protein kinase Nek1-like (The sequence of the model RefSeq protein was modified relative to this genomic sequence to represent the inferred CDS: inserted 6 bases in 5 codons) — encoded protein: MDQYIRVRKIGEGSFXLALLVKGRKDGKHYVIKEINFAKMXSKERDEARKEVRVLSQMKHPNIVAYQDSFEGSLHIVMDYCDGGDLYKHINNQXGQLFPEDKILKLVFVQLCLALKHVHDRKILHRDIKSQNVFLTKXGVVKLGDFGIARVLNSTVXLARTCIGTPYYLSPEICENNPYNNKSDIWALGCVLYELTTLKHAFEAGNLRNLIMKIVSKYEEVINSQQMVFFYSRGSYPPLPSCYSRELRHKPVEIEPKSEAPAKSESPSSNEGVEPEQKETSEIKPCPIDGNVPVIKEAWIEGKEAPPTQDNNKDMPTTNIVKEDLVNAVTKMNQQIRRWSRLHPLRFSLEKDGQDDTNDNVGVVSDEDKDENEDNEG